The Moorena producens PAL-8-15-08-1 genomic interval AGGTAACATACTGCCAATACTACTGAGTTAGTAACCGACACCCGTACCGAAAGGCAGCTACACCAACGAAACCTGGTGTTCTTACTGTGCTCCGACTGTGGGAGATCCCTTGCAGTCTTGAAATACCTCGTTCTATCTTTACGCTGTTCCTTCGCTTGGGCCCTGTTCAAGGTCACCTTTTATGTTATGTCCACTACACCTGATTTAAGTCCAAACCAGTATGAATAAGATTCTAGTAATTGAAGACGAGCCAATCATTCGGAATAACCTCCTCACCCTGCTCAGAGCAGAAGGGTTCGAAACGATTAGTAGTGACAACGGTAGCAGTGGAGTCAAGCTTGCTCAAAACCAGCAGCCAGATTTAATTATTTGTGATATAATTATCCCTCAGCTAGATGGTTATGGTGTTTTAAAGACTCTACAGCAACATCCCATCACTGCTGCGATTCCCTTTATTTTCCTCAGCTCCAAAGCTGACTGGTCAGATTGGCGTATGGGCATGAGGTTAGGGGCTGATGATTATCTGATCAAGCCTGTTAACCGCCAGGAATTGCTAGATGCGATCGCTACTCGACTACAAAAACGACTTTATCAAACCAAGTGCCATCATCTTGAACTGAAAAAAGTGCAAGCTCAACTGGACTATCTACTCCGTTATGACCAGGTTACTAACTTACCGAACCGACTTTTGCTAGAAGAGCGATTTAATCAACTGCTGATACAACGACAGGGACGTTATCGTCGTCTGCCAGTGCTGTCTTTAAGCTTTGACCAACTTAATCAGATCTACAATATCTTAGGCCCTGTTAATGGTGATTTGTTACTTCAGGCAGTGGCCAAACGACTTCTTGGTAGGGTTGGACCTCTGGATACGGTGGCTCAGTTAGGGATGGATCAATTTGTGATCTTGCTAGCTACTACCATTAACCAGATAGAGATAGGGCTGATGGCGGAAACACTGATCGATGCTTTATCCTTACCCTTTACTATAGGAGAATATGAGATTGTCCTGACCCCTAGAATCGGGATTGCCTGCTTTGGTAGGGATGCCCTTGATCTAAATACCCTGATCACCCATGCCAACCGAGCCAGAGAAAATGCTGGACAAAAAGGACAGAAGGCTTACGAATTTTATATTGCCTCGATTGGTGACAAATCCCAACAAGCCCTATGGCTAGAATTACAATTGCGCCAAGCATTGCAAAAGGATGAACTTCAAGTTCACTATCAGCCCAAAGTAAATCTGAAAACTGGAGAAATCGAGGGAGCAGAAGCCTTAATCCGTTGGTATCATCCAGAATTGGGAGCAATCTCTCCAACTAAATTCATTCCCCTAGCCGAGAAAACTGGTTTGATTGTGCCTGTAGGAGAGTGGGTACTCCGAAAAGCCTGTACCCAAGCCAAACTCTGGCAAACTCAAGGCTTGTCCCCAGTACAAATCGCTGTAAATTTATCGGGACATCAGTTTAATCAACCCAATCTCAGTGACTCCATCGTAGCAATTCTTGAAGAAACGGAACTTGACCCAAGATATTTGCAATTAGAATTAACCGAAAGTACCCTGATGGACAATCCAAAGCATGCGATCGCTACCTTAAAACGGTTAAAGTCCTTTGGTATTCAGATCTCGATTGATGATT includes:
- a CDS encoding EAL domain-containing response regulator codes for the protein MNKILVIEDEPIIRNNLLTLLRAEGFETISSDNGSSGVKLAQNQQPDLIICDIIIPQLDGYGVLKTLQQHPITAAIPFIFLSSKADWSDWRMGMRLGADDYLIKPVNRQELLDAIATRLQKRLYQTKCHHLELKKVQAQLDYLLRYDQVTNLPNRLLLEERFNQLLIQRQGRYRRLPVLSLSFDQLNQIYNILGPVNGDLLLQAVAKRLLGRVGPLDTVAQLGMDQFVILLATTINQIEIGLMAETLIDALSLPFTIGEYEIVLTPRIGIACFGRDALDLNTLITHANRARENAGQKGQKAYEFYIASIGDKSQQALWLELQLRQALQKDELQVHYQPKVNLKTGEIEGAEALIRWYHPELGAISPTKFIPLAEKTGLIVPVGEWVLRKACTQAKLWQTQGLSPVQIAVNLSGHQFNQPNLSDSIVAILEETELDPRYLQLELTESTLMDNPKHAIATLKRLKSFGIQISIDDFGTGYSSLSYLRLFPFDVLKIDRSFVCQLTEDAKNEAITTAILQMAHSLNLKVVAEGVETTSQLAFLCGHKCDEIQGYCFSPPLSAPTFTELLCTGKRLSLSYLG